One genomic region from Cumulibacter soli encodes:
- the asnB gene encoding asparagine synthase (glutamine-hydrolyzing), which translates to MCGILGMYCPGHTASSSTAAMRAALPQMHHRGPDDTQVWHDQDVVLGFARLSIIDIEKSAQPLSYDDGRYQIIFNGEIYNYVELREQLTEEFGAEFATDGDTEAIVAAYKYYGDACVSKLRGMFAFAIWDTHQKRVFGARDYFGIKPLYYAETDGRVIFGSEKKCLLELLESTPGADPLPVDTEALQDYLVLQYVPEPASMQTKVRRLESGCTFTIIDGKLSIQRYFHPTFPITPVPSDAAAGSLYDRIADKMDESVRMHMRADVTVGSFLSGGIDSTAIAALAKRYNPDLLTFTVGFERDGFSEIDVAAESAEAIGVTHITRLVTPQEFMDAVPLIIWYLDDPVADPALVPLWFIAREARKHVKVVLSGEGADELFGGYTIYREPISLKAFERVPRGLKKVLAQVSRKLPDGMRGKDLLRRGSIPLSERYYGNARLFRDDELGFLRTHNPDRRISDITRDIYARATDLGLDPVTTMQYVDLFTWLRGDILVKADKVTMANSLELRVPFLDKELFTVAGSIPVEQKVPRETTKYALRQALKQIVPAHIFNRRKLGFPVPTRHWLKDEMYDWALDILRRSGAGALIDLKAIERMLAEHRVGPHDYSRKIWTVLVFLLWHEIFIEGTLKPEVPDVHYPVRL; encoded by the coding sequence GTGTGCGGAATTCTCGGCATGTATTGCCCCGGGCACACCGCCTCGAGCAGCACCGCGGCCATGCGCGCCGCGCTACCGCAAATGCACCATCGAGGCCCCGATGACACCCAGGTGTGGCATGACCAGGATGTCGTCCTGGGGTTCGCCAGACTGTCGATCATCGATATCGAGAAATCTGCCCAGCCGCTGTCCTACGACGACGGCCGCTACCAGATCATCTTCAACGGCGAGATCTACAACTACGTCGAATTGCGCGAACAACTCACCGAGGAGTTCGGCGCAGAGTTCGCCACCGATGGTGATACCGAGGCGATCGTTGCGGCGTACAAATACTACGGCGACGCCTGCGTGAGCAAATTGCGTGGCATGTTCGCGTTCGCGATCTGGGACACGCACCAGAAACGGGTGTTCGGCGCCCGCGACTACTTCGGCATCAAACCGCTGTACTACGCCGAAACCGACGGTCGCGTGATATTCGGATCAGAGAAGAAATGCCTACTGGAGTTGCTGGAATCGACTCCTGGCGCCGATCCGCTCCCGGTCGATACTGAAGCGCTGCAGGATTACCTGGTGTTGCAGTATGTTCCGGAGCCGGCGTCGATGCAGACGAAAGTCCGCCGGCTGGAAAGCGGCTGCACGTTCACCATTATCGATGGAAAGCTGAGTATCCAGCGGTACTTCCATCCCACCTTCCCGATTACACCGGTGCCCTCCGATGCCGCTGCCGGGAGCCTGTATGACCGGATCGCCGACAAGATGGACGAATCGGTTCGGATGCATATGCGCGCCGACGTCACCGTCGGTTCGTTCCTCTCCGGCGGGATCGACTCGACCGCGATCGCCGCGCTGGCCAAGCGCTACAACCCGGATCTGCTCACCTTCACGGTTGGGTTCGAACGTGACGGGTTCAGCGAAATCGATGTCGCCGCCGAATCGGCCGAAGCCATCGGCGTCACGCACATTACGCGGCTGGTGACTCCCCAGGAGTTCATGGACGCCGTACCGCTGATTATCTGGTATCTCGACGATCCCGTCGCTGACCCGGCGCTGGTGCCGCTGTGGTTCATCGCGCGCGAAGCCCGCAAACACGTCAAGGTGGTGCTGTCAGGAGAAGGCGCCGACGAGTTGTTCGGCGGATACACCATCTATCGCGAGCCGATATCGCTCAAGGCGTTCGAGCGGGTGCCTCGAGGGCTGAAGAAGGTACTCGCACAGGTATCACGCAAACTCCCCGATGGCATGCGTGGCAAGGATTTGCTGCGCCGTGGATCGATTCCTCTCTCGGAGCGGTACTACGGAAACGCGCGACTGTTCCGTGACGATGAACTCGGCTTCCTGCGGACCCACAACCCGGATCGCAGGATCTCCGACATCACCCGGGACATCTACGCGCGCGCCACTGACCTCGGTCTCGACCCGGTAACGACCATGCAGTACGTTGACCTGTTCACCTGGCTACGCGGCGACATTCTGGTGAAGGCTGACAAGGTGACCATGGCGAACTCGCTGGAGTTGCGCGTCCCGTTCCTGGACAAGGAACTGTTCACTGTTGCAGGTTCGATCCCGGTTGAGCAGAAGGTACCGCGCGAGACCACGAAGTACGCCTTGCGACAGGCACTCAAGCAGATCGTGCCAGCGCACATCTTCAATCGCCGCAAACTCGGCTTCCCGGTGCCGACGCGGCACTGGCTGAAGGATGAGATGTACGACTGGGCCCTCGATATCCTGCGCCGATCCGGGGCCGGTGCCCTCATCGATCTGAAGGCCATCGAACGCATGCTGGCCGAGCATCGAGTCGGACCTCACGACTACAGTCGCAAGATTTGGACCGTGCTGGTGTTCCTGCTGTGGCACGAGATCTTCATCGAAGGCACGCTGAAGCCCGAAGTGCCCGACGTCCACTACCCCGTACGCCTCTAA
- a CDS encoding acyl-CoA dehydrogenase family protein, producing the protein MDFDIPQDLQDYLGVLDDFIEKEIKPLQEQDDNNRFFDHRREDARTDWDRDGLPNAEWEALLQEAKRRADAAGHLRYPFPKEYGGRDGTNLGMAVIREHLASKGLGLHCDLQNEHAIVGNNVGLLLMLEYGTDEQKEEWVEKLATGKRGFAFGITEPNHGSDATHMETTAVRDGDEWIINGEKTWNTGMHSAAYDLIFARTSGKAGDGDGITCFLTPTDAPGFKIEEFLWTFNMPTDHAHVSFKDIRVPNSAIFGGEGKGLQVVQHFFNENRIRQAASSLGAAQYCINESVKYAQERKPFGKPLSTNQGIQFPLVELQTQAEMLRALIHKTAWAMDKYGAFSVSDKVSMCNYFANRLCCEAADRAMQVHGGMGYSRYKPFEHIYRHHRRYRITEGAEEIQMRRVAGYMFGYMKQQAPKGVSA; encoded by the coding sequence ATGGATTTCGACATTCCTCAGGATTTGCAGGATTACCTGGGTGTGCTTGATGACTTCATTGAGAAGGAAATCAAGCCGCTTCAGGAGCAGGATGACAACAACCGGTTCTTTGACCACCGTCGTGAGGACGCCCGTACCGATTGGGATCGTGACGGGTTGCCGAACGCCGAGTGGGAGGCGTTGCTGCAGGAGGCGAAGCGCCGCGCAGACGCTGCCGGGCACCTGCGGTACCCGTTCCCGAAGGAGTACGGCGGCCGCGATGGCACGAACCTAGGCATGGCGGTCATCCGCGAGCACCTTGCATCCAAGGGTCTGGGTTTGCACTGCGATCTGCAGAACGAGCATGCGATCGTCGGTAACAACGTCGGTCTGCTGCTGATGCTGGAATACGGCACGGACGAGCAGAAGGAAGAGTGGGTCGAGAAGCTCGCCACCGGTAAGCGTGGATTCGCGTTCGGTATCACCGAGCCGAACCATGGCTCGGATGCCACGCACATGGAAACCACGGCAGTGCGTGATGGCGATGAGTGGATCATCAACGGTGAGAAGACCTGGAACACCGGGATGCACTCGGCGGCGTACGACCTGATCTTCGCGCGGACCAGCGGTAAGGCTGGCGACGGTGACGGTATTACCTGCTTCCTCACGCCGACGGATGCACCGGGGTTCAAGATTGAAGAGTTCTTGTGGACCTTCAACATGCCTACTGATCACGCGCACGTGTCGTTCAAGGACATTCGGGTGCCGAACTCGGCCATCTTTGGTGGCGAAGGTAAGGGCCTGCAGGTCGTGCAGCACTTCTTCAACGAGAACCGGATCCGTCAGGCGGCCTCGAGTCTGGGAGCTGCTCAGTACTGCATCAACGAATCGGTGAAGTACGCGCAAGAGCGTAAGCCGTTCGGTAAGCCGTTGTCGACGAACCAGGGGATTCAGTTCCCACTGGTGGAGTTGCAGACGCAGGCGGAGATGCTGCGCGCGCTGATCCACAAGACCGCGTGGGCGATGGACAAGTACGGCGCGTTCTCGGTGTCGGACAAGGTGTCGATGTGTAACTACTTCGCGAACCGTCTGTGCTGTGAGGCTGCCGATCGTGCGATGCAGGTGCACGGAGGTATGGGGTACTCGCGGTACAAGCCGTTCGAGCACATCTACCGTCACCACCGTCGTTACCGGATCACCGAGGGCGCGGAGGAGATTCAGATGCGTCGCGTGGCCGGTTACATGTTCGGTTACATGAAGCAGCAGGCTCCCAAGGGCGTCAGCGCCTAA
- a CDS encoding acetyl-CoA C-acetyltransferase has protein sequence MESVVICNPVRTAIGGFKGVFSPLQAPDLATQALKGLMARTGLKEGQVDDVILGQCYPNGESPAIGRIAALDAGLGILTGGWQLDRRCGSGLQAVLNAVMQVATGVDETIVAGGAESMTNAEFYALGLRQGVKGEQVQLVDRLMRGRVTAGGHSFPVEGGMIETAENLRAEYKIGREEQDQLAYHSQMKAAKAIADGKFADEIVPITLPATRKDPERQIVDDEHPRPETTVETLAKLRPIRGKSDAESTVTAGNSSGQNDAASMCVVTTEAKAKELGLTPMVKLVGWAHAGVQPKTMGIGPVPAVAKLFERTGLSWKDIDLIELNEAFASQALACLREWDIPQDDERLNVNGSGISLGHPVGATGTRILTTMAYEMKRRGSKYGLETMCIGGGQGLAAIFENVSA, from the coding sequence ATGGAATCAGTCGTTATCTGTAACCCCGTTCGTACCGCAATCGGCGGCTTCAAAGGCGTATTCAGCCCGCTGCAAGCGCCGGACCTCGCCACCCAGGCGCTCAAGGGCCTCATGGCCCGCACCGGACTCAAGGAAGGCCAGGTTGACGACGTCATCCTCGGCCAGTGCTACCCCAACGGCGAAAGCCCCGCGATCGGCCGCATCGCCGCACTCGATGCCGGCCTCGGCATCCTCACCGGTGGCTGGCAGCTCGACCGCCGCTGCGGGTCGGGTCTGCAAGCCGTTCTCAACGCCGTCATGCAGGTGGCGACCGGCGTCGACGAGACCATCGTCGCTGGTGGCGCCGAGTCGATGACCAACGCCGAGTTCTACGCGCTCGGGCTACGCCAGGGCGTCAAGGGCGAGCAGGTTCAGCTCGTCGACCGTCTGATGCGCGGCCGCGTCACCGCCGGTGGCCACTCCTTCCCGGTCGAGGGCGGGATGATCGAGACCGCCGAGAATCTGCGCGCCGAATACAAGATCGGCCGCGAAGAGCAGGACCAGCTCGCCTACCACTCCCAGATGAAGGCGGCCAAGGCGATCGCCGACGGCAAGTTCGCCGACGAGATCGTGCCGATCACGCTGCCGGCGACGCGTAAGGATCCCGAGCGGCAGATCGTCGACGATGAGCACCCGCGTCCCGAGACAACCGTCGAAACGCTGGCGAAGTTGCGCCCGATCCGCGGTAAGTCCGACGCCGAGTCGACGGTCACCGCGGGTAATTCCAGCGGCCAGAACGACGCCGCATCCATGTGCGTGGTCACCACTGAGGCGAAGGCGAAAGAACTCGGCTTGACTCCCATGGTCAAGCTCGTGGGCTGGGCACACGCCGGCGTACAGCCCAAGACGATGGGAATTGGTCCGGTCCCCGCAGTCGCGAAACTGTTCGAGCGCACCGGTTTGTCCTGGAAGGACATCGACCTGATCGAACTCAACGAGGCGTTCGCTTCGCAGGCCCTGGCGTGCCTGCGCGAGTGGGACATCCCGCAGGATGACGAGCGCCTGAACGTCAATGGTTCGGGGATCTCCCTGGGTCACCCGGTCGGCGCGACTGGCACCCGCATCCTGACGACGATGGCGTACGAGATGAAGCGTCGCGGTTCGAAGTACGGTCTGGAGACCATGTGCATCGGCGGCGGCCAGGGACTAGCGGCGATCTTCGAGAACGTCAGCGCGTAA
- the erpA gene encoding iron-sulfur cluster insertion protein ErpA, whose amino-acid sequence MSATTEATSGIQLSEAAASKVKSLLQQEGRDDLRLRVAVQPGGCSGLRYQLFFDERQLDGDAVQDFGGVEVVVDRMSVPYLGGAVVDFVDTIEKQGFTIDNPNATGSCACGDSFS is encoded by the coding sequence ATGAGTGCTACGACTGAGGCCACCAGCGGAATCCAGTTGTCCGAGGCAGCGGCGAGCAAGGTCAAGTCGCTGCTGCAGCAGGAGGGGCGCGACGATCTTCGGTTGCGCGTCGCCGTCCAGCCGGGTGGCTGCTCCGGACTTCGGTACCAGTTGTTCTTCGACGAGCGTCAGCTTGATGGTGACGCGGTCCAGGACTTCGGCGGCGTAGAGGTCGTCGTTGACCGGATGAGCGTGCCGTACCTGGGTGGGGCGGTCGTCGACTTCGTCGACACGATTGAGAAGCAGGGCTTCACGATCGACAACCCGAACGCGACCGGCTCCTGCGCCTGCGGCGACAGCTTCAGCTAG
- a CDS encoding glycerate kinase has translation MRIVIATDSFGQTLTAAEASAAITAGLQRRLGEISTKVEVIALPMSDGGPGFIESLRAGLAETSARTIDVVTTGPHGEQVRGQVLIASGGAAYVESAQAAGLEATERREPLWASSYGVGALLLAAVEAGAHTITVGLGGSATNDGGAGLLAAIGVVAFDEDGVALQPGALPLLGVDHLSGTPALRTASIVAATDVDNPLTGPEGASAVFGPQKGASPQDVRVLDAALSRWGEVLQRDRPAPAGLANLPGAGAAGGMGAALYALRARRRSGFEVVAEALGLADAVASADLVITGEGSFDEQSVRGKVTGSVADLARSAGRPCVVLAGRSSLGRRQASAYGVDETYALVDAVGEQRAMEAADVVLQDVAYRTARHWVR, from the coding sequence ATGAGGATTGTGATCGCGACCGACAGTTTCGGTCAAACGCTGACCGCTGCTGAGGCGAGTGCGGCGATCACGGCTGGACTCCAACGACGCCTCGGCGAAATCAGCACGAAGGTGGAGGTTATCGCGCTGCCGATGTCAGACGGCGGCCCCGGGTTCATCGAATCGCTGCGTGCCGGATTGGCCGAGACTTCCGCCCGGACGATTGACGTGGTCACCACTGGCCCGCACGGTGAGCAGGTTCGCGGGCAAGTGCTGATCGCGAGCGGCGGTGCAGCGTACGTCGAATCCGCGCAGGCCGCCGGGCTTGAGGCAACTGAACGTCGGGAGCCGCTGTGGGCGTCCTCATACGGCGTCGGAGCGCTGCTGCTGGCCGCGGTCGAGGCAGGTGCGCACACCATCACCGTCGGCCTGGGTGGGTCGGCGACCAATGACGGCGGTGCTGGGCTGCTCGCCGCCATCGGAGTCGTCGCGTTTGATGAGGACGGTGTGGCGCTGCAGCCCGGCGCGCTGCCGCTGCTGGGCGTTGACCATCTAAGCGGTACGCCGGCGTTGCGCACGGCGTCGATCGTGGCTGCCACCGATGTGGACAATCCGCTCACCGGCCCAGAGGGCGCGTCAGCGGTGTTCGGTCCGCAGAAGGGCGCCTCACCGCAGGACGTGCGGGTGCTAGATGCGGCGCTGAGCCGCTGGGGCGAGGTGCTGCAGCGCGATCGCCCGGCACCGGCGGGCCTGGCGAACCTACCGGGCGCCGGCGCTGCGGGCGGGATGGGGGCGGCGCTGTATGCGCTGCGGGCGCGCCGTCGCAGCGGGTTCGAGGTGGTCGCGGAGGCGCTCGGCCTCGCTGACGCGGTGGCGAGCGCTGACCTGGTGATCACCGGTGAAGGATCGTTCGACGAGCAATCTGTGCGCGGCAAAGTCACCGGCAGCGTAGCCGACTTGGCCCGCTCGGCGGGTAGGCCGTGCGTCGTACTCGCCGGCCGGAGTTCACTCGGGCGACGGCAAGCGTCGGCGTACGGCGTCGATGAGACGTACGCGTTGGTCGACGCGGTCGGCGAGCAGCGCGCGATGGAAGCTGCGGACGTCGTACTGCAGGATGTCGCCTATCGTACGGCGCGGCATTGGGTGCGGTAA
- a CDS encoding GNAT family N-acetyltransferase, whose protein sequence is MKSPQGNLVRQMTSDDLGRVVKIARRAYDEDITDLPDVRGIEPWADPKQPAEPFADRITAHDLAAHILRTDPDLCLVVEDEGKIRGASMAINREGTIVMAMTAVPPKHQGQGYATALAAYLRDLLDNHMRAMAVVRAQETINTVFPWNFDVHPAMRAEGLVDRAALPKLKFVREGTADDLELAIAVDQRLRGASRGRDHELLLAGSQLFVAEDGKKGRGYAYAHPDGSAMTVGATTTAIARELLFACLASGDPETRATVRNITGEQRWAFDVARQAGLRLTIAGPVAVRGMSLPNPYLPHDTLG, encoded by the coding sequence ATGAAATCACCGCAGGGAAACCTTGTCCGCCAGATGACCTCGGACGACCTCGGGCGCGTGGTCAAGATCGCTCGACGGGCGTACGACGAGGACATCACCGATCTGCCTGATGTTCGCGGTATCGAGCCGTGGGCCGACCCGAAACAACCGGCGGAACCGTTCGCCGATCGCATCACGGCGCATGACTTGGCGGCGCACATTCTGCGCACCGATCCGGACCTGTGTCTCGTCGTTGAGGACGAGGGCAAGATCCGTGGTGCCAGTATGGCGATCAACCGCGAGGGAACCATCGTGATGGCGATGACGGCCGTCCCACCAAAGCACCAAGGCCAGGGCTATGCGACGGCGCTCGCCGCCTATCTGCGCGACCTGCTCGATAATCACATGCGCGCGATGGCGGTCGTGCGGGCTCAGGAGACCATCAATACCGTCTTTCCGTGGAATTTCGACGTTCACCCGGCGATGCGCGCCGAGGGCCTCGTCGACCGTGCCGCGCTCCCGAAATTGAAGTTCGTACGCGAGGGCACCGCCGACGACCTGGAGCTGGCGATCGCGGTCGACCAACGTCTGCGCGGCGCGTCCCGCGGACGTGACCACGAACTGCTGCTGGCCGGGTCGCAGCTGTTCGTCGCCGAGGACGGCAAGAAGGGCCGCGGCTACGCCTACGCTCACCCGGACGGTTCGGCGATGACCGTAGGCGCGACGACGACCGCGATCGCCCGCGAGTTGTTGTTCGCCTGCTTGGCCTCCGGCGACCCGGAGACTCGCGCTACCGTGCGCAACATCACCGGCGAACAGCGGTGGGCCTTCGATGTGGCACGACAGGCAGGGCTCCGACTCACCATCGCCGGTCCGGTCGCCGTGCGAGGTATGTCGCTACCTAATCCGTACCTGCCGCACGACACCCTCGGCTGA
- a CDS encoding DUF3043 domain-containing protein, producing the protein MKMPWSKSAPVTSEAPAPAPKAPEPPRDPTAPKGRPTPRQTQRRGPVEPPPQTSKEARARMREQNRERKAAGLQKERPLSAREERMQARDAGPERELVRNLVDTRRSISSAFPLFAILILVAMFSGLPSSNPEVYNYISYAWLAFFAVIIFESIFLGRVIGREVRARFPKTTIRMGSLKYYGIIRGLMFRRLRFPKPVLRPGDEV; encoded by the coding sequence ATGAAGATGCCCTGGTCGAAGTCTGCCCCCGTCACGAGTGAGGCGCCTGCGCCTGCGCCGAAGGCTCCAGAGCCGCCGCGCGATCCCACCGCACCCAAGGGCCGCCCGACACCGCGCCAGACGCAGCGACGCGGGCCTGTCGAACCCCCGCCGCAGACCAGCAAGGAAGCTCGCGCACGGATGCGCGAGCAGAACCGCGAGCGCAAGGCGGCGGGCCTGCAGAAAGAGCGGCCGCTGTCGGCGCGTGAAGAACGGATGCAGGCGCGAGACGCCGGACCGGAACGCGAGTTGGTGCGCAATCTCGTCGATACTCGGCGCAGTATCTCCTCGGCCTTTCCGCTGTTTGCGATCTTGATCCTGGTCGCCATGTTCTCCGGACTGCCCAGCAGCAATCCCGAGGTGTACAACTACATCTCGTACGCGTGGTTGGCGTTCTTCGCGGTCATCATTTTCGAGTCGATCTTCCTCGGCCGGGTGATCGGGCGAGAGGTTCGCGCTCGGTTCCCGAAGACAACGATCCGGATGGGTTCGCTGAAGTATTACGGCATCATCCGCGGCCTGATGTTCCGGCGGCTGCGCTTTCCCAAGCCGGTCCTGCGCCCCGGCGACGAGGTCTAG
- the gcvT gene encoding glycine cleavage system aminomethyltransferase GcvT encodes MSANDLKNSPLQGRHEVLGAKMADFGGWLMPIEYAGGGVLAEHKAVRDGVGIFDVSHLGKVSVTGAGASYFINSVLSNDIGRIEPGSAQYTLCCDDSSGGVVDDLILYLNGPDDVFLVPNAANSAEVVRRMNAVVPAGVTITDQHEQYGVIAVQGPSSAELLRELGLPTDMDYMAFVPATYSGAELTVCRTGYTGELGYELVVDWDSSELLWDALLERGSGLGARACGLGARDTLRTEMGYPLHGQDLSLQITPNQARSGWAVGWQKPAFWGREPLSAERAAKAARLLWGLESTDRGIPRPHMQVIGAADTPVGEVTSGTFSPTLRKGIGLALIDRASGLGEGDEVRVDVRGRTSVMRIVKPPFVPSHVR; translated from the coding sequence ATGAGCGCGAACGATCTCAAGAATTCACCGCTGCAAGGGCGCCACGAAGTGCTGGGTGCCAAGATGGCCGACTTCGGCGGATGGCTGATGCCGATCGAGTACGCCGGAGGCGGTGTACTGGCCGAGCACAAGGCCGTCCGGGACGGCGTAGGAATCTTCGACGTATCGCACCTCGGCAAGGTATCGGTGACCGGTGCCGGCGCTAGTTACTTCATCAATTCGGTGCTGAGTAACGATATCGGTCGGATCGAGCCCGGGTCTGCGCAGTACACACTGTGCTGTGACGACAGCAGTGGCGGCGTAGTCGACGATCTGATCCTCTATCTGAACGGCCCAGATGACGTGTTCCTGGTGCCGAACGCCGCCAACTCCGCCGAAGTCGTCCGGCGGATGAACGCCGTGGTGCCGGCCGGCGTAACGATCACCGATCAGCACGAACAGTACGGCGTGATCGCGGTGCAGGGACCCAGTTCTGCCGAACTGCTGCGCGAACTCGGTCTGCCCACGGACATGGACTACATGGCGTTCGTACCCGCCACGTACTCAGGTGCCGAGCTGACTGTGTGTCGCACCGGCTACACCGGCGAGTTGGGCTACGAACTCGTCGTCGATTGGGATTCCAGCGAACTGCTGTGGGATGCGTTATTGGAGCGTGGCTCTGGACTGGGGGCACGCGCGTGCGGGCTCGGCGCGCGCGACACACTTCGCACCGAGATGGGTTACCCACTGCATGGGCAGGACCTGTCCCTGCAGATCACCCCGAACCAGGCGCGGTCCGGCTGGGCGGTGGGGTGGCAGAAGCCAGCATTTTGGGGACGCGAGCCGCTGAGCGCCGAACGAGCCGCAAAGGCAGCACGGTTGCTGTGGGGACTGGAATCGACTGACCGCGGCATTCCGCGCCCGCATATGCAAGTCATCGGAGCCGCTGACACCCCCGTCGGGGAGGTCACCAGCGGCACGTTCTCGCCGACCCTGCGCAAGGGGATTGGGCTGGCCCTGATCGACCGGGCGTCCGGCTTGGGCGAGGGGGACGAAGTACGGGTCGACGTACGCGGGCGCACGTCGGTGATGCGGATCGTCAAACCGCCGTTCGTGCCCTCGCACGTACGCTGA
- a CDS encoding leucyl aminopeptidase has translation MTDLALSDRRLSSLKLDAVIVGTAVEDDALVLLPGADDLDSQRLVDTLARLGATGAAGEVLKVALDEQTPLVIAVGLGSAGDDGFDANDLRKAAGAAIRATTGLSKVATTLAQVGGESSDELVQAVGEGLVLGAYRFDEYRSERPAADDLPASKVTLLVDKARTASTKAALSRAEKIGAAVSLARDFVNTPPNDLYPDSFAKRAKALATAAGVKAEILDERRLTAGGFGGILAVGGGSDRKPRLLRLTYAPTGIKRGTASVALVGKGITFDSGGISLKPGPKMDLMKTDMSGAAAVIATTLLIAALELPIKVIATVPLAENLPSGSAYRPADVITHRGGKRSEILNTDAEGRVVLADAIARACEDNPTYLIETSTLTGAQVVALGDRTAGVMGTDEFRDRVTDAANCVGEAAWAMPLPQDVRDGMKSKTADIANIGAGPGGMLAGGHYLKEFVGEGVEWAHIDIAGPSYNSGGAYGFIAEGATGTPVRTMLHVIEDILAEG, from the coding sequence GTGACTGATCTTGCCCTGTCCGACCGCCGACTCAGCTCCCTCAAGCTCGACGCCGTAATCGTCGGCACCGCTGTTGAGGACGACGCACTCGTGCTGCTGCCCGGGGCGGACGACCTCGATAGTCAGCGGCTCGTCGACACGCTCGCCCGTCTCGGTGCGACCGGCGCCGCGGGTGAGGTGCTCAAGGTGGCGCTCGACGAGCAGACTCCGCTGGTGATCGCGGTCGGTCTGGGCTCGGCCGGCGACGACGGCTTCGACGCGAATGACCTGCGTAAAGCCGCCGGTGCCGCGATCCGAGCGACGACTGGTCTGAGCAAGGTCGCCACAACCCTCGCTCAGGTGGGCGGGGAGAGTTCGGACGAACTCGTGCAGGCGGTCGGCGAAGGTCTGGTACTCGGCGCGTATCGATTCGATGAGTACCGTAGCGAGCGGCCGGCGGCCGATGACCTGCCGGCGTCGAAGGTCACGCTGCTGGTCGACAAAGCGCGCACCGCATCGACAAAGGCCGCGCTGAGCCGCGCCGAGAAGATCGGCGCCGCCGTCTCGCTCGCGCGGGACTTCGTGAACACTCCGCCTAACGACCTTTACCCGGATTCCTTTGCCAAGCGCGCGAAGGCCCTGGCGACGGCAGCGGGGGTAAAAGCCGAGATCCTGGACGAGCGTCGGCTCACCGCCGGCGGATTCGGCGGCATCCTCGCCGTCGGAGGTGGCAGCGACCGTAAGCCGCGGCTACTGCGCCTGACGTACGCCCCGACCGGCATCAAGCGCGGTACCGCGTCCGTTGCGCTCGTTGGTAAAGGAATCACGTTCGATTCGGGCGGTATTTCGCTCAAGCCCGGGCCGAAGATGGACCTGATGAAGACGGATATGTCGGGTGCGGCCGCCGTCATCGCCACAACGTTGCTCATCGCCGCGCTCGAACTTCCGATCAAGGTCATCGCGACGGTGCCGCTGGCCGAGAACCTGCCGAGCGGGTCGGCGTACCGGCCGGCAGACGTCATCACGCACCGCGGCGGCAAACGTTCGGAGATCCTCAACACCGACGCCGAGGGCCGTGTCGTGCTGGCCGACGCCATTGCGCGCGCGTGCGAAGACAACCCGACCTACCTGATCGAGACCTCCACCCTGACCGGTGCTCAGGTCGTGGCTCTGGGCGATCGCACCGCAGGCGTGATGGGCACCGACGAATTCCGCGATCGCGTGACCGACGCCGCCAACTGCGTCGGCGAGGCGGCCTGGGCGATGCCGCTGCCGCAGGATGTGCGCGACGGGATGAAGTCGAAGACCGCCGATATCGCGAATATCGGAGCCGGTCCGGGCGGCATGCTCGCCGGCGGTCACTACCTCAAGGAGTTCGTCGGCGAAGGCGTTGAGTGGGCGCACATCGACATCGCGGGGCCGTCGTACAACTCCGGTGGCGCGTACGGGTTCATCGCCGAAGGCGCAACGGGTACGCCGGTGCGCACCATGCTGCACGTGATCGAGGACATCCTCGCCGAAGGCTAG
- a CDS encoding oxidoreductase: MGLRDRLHRRRKGSSGGRDGSMDRAATKADIEHLREFARSRRSVEAYVEPRTNVTQMSVLLVAADGEWTRRRTTEKAAKQLAADLKIPVYDVQRTGYPQRMRDWSARNKP, from the coding sequence ATGGGTCTGCGAGACCGGTTACACCGCCGCCGAAAGGGCTCATCTGGCGGCCGTGACGGCAGCATGGACCGCGCGGCCACAAAGGCCGATATCGAGCACCTGCGCGAGTTCGCGCGCAGCCGCCGTAGCGTCGAGGCGTATGTCGAACCGCGTACCAACGTCACTCAGATGAGCGTATTGCTGGTCGCCGCCGACGGCGAGTGGACGCGGCGACGTACGACCGAGAAGGCGGCGAAACAACTCGCCGCCGACCTGAAGATCCCGGTGTACGACGTGCAACGCACCGGATATCCGCAACGCATGCGTGACTGGTCCGCGCGAAATAAGCCATGA